A window of the Azospirillum brasilense genome harbors these coding sequences:
- a CDS encoding Bug family tripartite tricarboxylate transporter substrate binding protein translates to MLRNALTLTAAVAALLTPVLSSNPARADDYPSRPIEVIATFGAGGGADLMARQFARLAEPHLRVAMPVVNVSGASGNAGLTRVLTNPADGYTVGTLIALSVSSWASGLGTAKPDNFVYVAMMQNSPSMLYVSKNSPFKTYEEFAAHAKANPGKLRVATSGYGTQDDITLKYLGTQGVPVTNVPFARPSERYASPIGGHTDAIYEEPGDVAQFLKSGDLRPIVVFDKQRHPSFPDVPASAELGLDIGDLPNFRTLAVPASTPPERVQKLHEAAAKVLASPEWKTFCADTFTCVDTLVTPDQAKEEVKAFYETVRGYLDRFATKTVGQTPG, encoded by the coding sequence ATGCTCCGCAACGCCTTGACGCTCACCGCGGCGGTGGCCGCGCTGCTGACACCCGTCCTTTCATCCAACCCCGCGCGCGCCGACGACTACCCGTCGCGCCCCATCGAGGTCATCGCGACCTTCGGGGCCGGCGGCGGCGCCGACCTGATGGCGCGCCAGTTCGCGCGCCTCGCCGAACCGCATCTCCGCGTCGCCATGCCCGTCGTCAACGTGTCCGGGGCGTCGGGCAACGCCGGCCTGACGCGGGTCCTGACCAACCCGGCTGACGGCTACACGGTCGGCACGCTGATCGCGCTGTCCGTCTCCTCCTGGGCGTCGGGCCTGGGCACGGCGAAGCCGGACAATTTCGTCTATGTGGCGATGATGCAGAACTCGCCGTCGATGCTCTACGTCTCGAAGAACAGCCCCTTCAAGACCTACGAGGAGTTTGCCGCCCACGCCAAGGCCAACCCCGGCAAGCTGCGCGTCGCCACCTCCGGCTACGGCACGCAGGACGACATCACGCTGAAGTATCTCGGGACCCAGGGCGTGCCGGTGACCAACGTCCCCTTCGCCCGCCCGTCGGAGCGCTACGCCTCGCCGATCGGCGGCCACACCGACGCGATCTACGAGGAGCCGGGCGACGTCGCCCAGTTCCTGAAGTCCGGCGACCTGCGCCCGATCGTCGTGTTCGACAAGCAGCGCCACCCCTCCTTCCCCGACGTGCCCGCTTCGGCGGAGCTGGGTCTGGACATCGGCGACCTGCCGAACTTCCGCACGCTGGCCGTACCCGCCAGCACGCCGCCCGAGCGCGTGCAGAAGCTGCACGAAGCCGCCGCCAAGGTGCTGGCGAGCCCGGAATGGAAGACCTTCTGCGCGGACACCTTCACCTGCGTCGACACGCTGGTGACGCCGGACCAGGCCAAGGAGGAGGTCAAGGCCTTCTATGAGACGGTGAGGGGCTATCTGGACCGCTTCGCGACCAAGACCGTCGGCCAGACACCGGGCTAA
- a CDS encoding bifunctional enoyl-CoA hydratase/phosphate acetyltransferase, producing MARTLETTAAGCPARLMARSATLEPVPTAVVAAGSLVALESARRATALGLIEPVLVGDPAAIADGARRIGWTLHGACVVPARDDAAAARIAVALARSGDVGALMKGHIHTDTLMLAALDPKNGLRTGRRFTHAFHMTLPGSGRELVITDAAINVAPSLTTQLDIIRNAVELWRLVGGADPRVALLSCTEEVTERVPSSMDADRLTRLCRQEVPGATVFGPLALDLAVSAEAARIKNLSHPCAGAADILVVPNIETGNALFKALVHFLDAVAAGIVLGAAVPIVLTSRADPPAARIAAAAIAQIVAGRRRSVTPGAPYSTTAAKGGAAPGLHA from the coding sequence ATGGCAAGGACGCTTGAGACGACCGCCGCCGGATGCCCGGCCCGGCTGATGGCGCGCAGCGCCACCCTGGAGCCGGTTCCCACGGCGGTGGTCGCCGCGGGATCGCTGGTCGCGCTGGAAAGCGCGCGGCGCGCCACCGCCCTCGGCCTCATCGAGCCGGTGCTGGTCGGCGATCCGGCGGCCATCGCCGACGGCGCCCGCCGCATCGGCTGGACGCTCCACGGCGCCTGCGTGGTTCCGGCCAGGGACGACGCGGCGGCGGCGCGGATCGCGGTGGCGCTCGCCCGCTCCGGCGACGTGGGCGCGCTGATGAAAGGGCACATCCACACCGACACGCTGATGCTGGCGGCCCTCGACCCGAAAAACGGGCTGCGCACCGGGCGCCGTTTCACCCACGCCTTCCATATGACGCTGCCGGGGTCGGGCCGCGAGCTGGTCATCACCGATGCGGCGATCAACGTGGCGCCGTCCCTGACGACCCAGCTGGACATCATCCGCAACGCCGTGGAGCTGTGGCGGCTGGTCGGCGGCGCCGATCCGCGCGTGGCGCTGCTCTCCTGCACCGAGGAGGTGACGGAGCGCGTGCCCTCCAGCATGGACGCCGACCGGCTGACCCGCCTGTGCCGGCAGGAGGTGCCGGGGGCGACGGTGTTCGGGCCGCTGGCGCTCGACCTCGCGGTGTCCGCCGAGGCGGCGCGGATCAAGAACCTGTCCCACCCCTGCGCCGGGGCCGCCGACATCCTGGTGGTGCCGAACATCGAAACCGGCAACGCCCTGTTCAAGGCGCTGGTGCACTTCCTGGACGCGGTCGCCGCGGGCATCGTGCTGGGTGCTGCGGTGCCGATCGTCCTCACCTCGCGCGCCGACCCGCCGGCGGCCCGAATCGCCGCCGCCGCCATCGCCCAGATCGTCGCCGGGCGCCGCCGCTCCGTCACGCCGGGCGCCCCCTACTCCACCACCGCAGCCAAGGGAGGCGCCGCACCCGGCCTGCACGCCTGA
- a CDS encoding IclR family transcriptional regulator yields the protein MTRKIALGSAPLQEPREPTTEDAADTNSGDRRPLADRVLALLDAVAGAGQPMAVKDIAEKLALPKPTAHRLIAMLEERGFLARPFDGRLVTVGPKLRTLALNTLRSSLAQAPSHARLRALSLELGETCNIGVLEGGDVVYLDRVEVENWPLRLEFGVGSRVPLHCTAMGKLFLAFLPELPRRRLLDCLPLPRMSAATLCDPALFRAELERIAACGHSLDDEEYMPGVFCAAVPIRDGAGRMVAALAVQAPKVRLSRESVADRLPVLHRAASDMAHALGIDAAPAEPALSL from the coding sequence ATGACGCGGAAGATCGCCTTGGGCTCCGCTCCGTTGCAGGAGCCCCGCGAACCGACAACCGAAGACGCCGCCGATACGAACTCTGGTGACCGCCGGCCGCTCGCCGACCGCGTCCTGGCCTTGCTGGACGCGGTGGCCGGGGCAGGGCAGCCGATGGCCGTCAAGGACATCGCCGAGAAGCTGGCCCTGCCGAAGCCGACCGCGCACCGGCTGATCGCCATGCTGGAGGAGCGCGGCTTCCTCGCCCGCCCGTTCGACGGCCGGCTGGTGACCGTCGGCCCGAAACTGCGCACTCTGGCGCTCAACACGCTGCGCAGTTCCCTGGCCCAGGCGCCGTCGCACGCCCGGCTGCGGGCGCTCAGCCTGGAGTTGGGGGAGACCTGCAACATCGGCGTGCTGGAGGGCGGCGACGTCGTCTATCTCGACCGCGTCGAGGTGGAAAACTGGCCGCTGCGGCTGGAATTCGGCGTCGGGTCGCGGGTGCCGCTGCATTGCACGGCAATGGGCAAGCTGTTCCTTGCCTTCCTGCCGGAGTTGCCGCGGCGGCGCCTGCTGGATTGCCTGCCACTGCCCCGGATGTCCGCGGCGACGTTGTGCGACCCGGCGCTGTTCCGCGCCGAGCTGGAGCGCATCGCCGCCTGCGGCCACTCCCTCGACGACGAGGAATACATGCCGGGCGTCTTCTGCGCGGCGGTGCCGATCCGCGACGGTGCCGGGCGGATGGTCGCCGCCCTGGCGGTGCAGGCGCCCAAGGTCCGGCTGTCGCGGGAATCGGTGGCCGACCGGTTGCCGGTCCTGCACCGCGCCGCAAGCGACATGGCCCACGCGCTGGGCATCGACGCCGCCCCGGCCGAGCCGGCCCTCTCACTTTAA